Proteins encoded within one genomic window of Triticum aestivum cultivar Chinese Spring chromosome 2D, IWGSC CS RefSeq v2.1, whole genome shotgun sequence:
- the LOC123051330 gene encoding primary amine oxidase: MDYSTSLLRLTFLALGAALVLIVARSAFRLPLAIDAPAASFLHGAGGCTRFSPWACRSPRTEKSTPRRPSHESDVPRHPLDPLTVTEVSRARDLLRAHPPFASAPSALAVHALALDEPDKPAVRRWRKGAHGLPPRRAVAVVRFQGESHVLAVDLAAGKVAPLPVPASGYPTMTMDEQTALCAAPFGDPAFNATIRRRGVRLDDVACLPISPGWYGPAEDGGRRLIKSQCYSTEGTANFYMRPIEGLTVLVDMDTRKVVHISDRGAGIPIPAAKNTDYRGAANDGTDRFGYQTVRAPSMEPAPEGPGFQIEDGHTVRWAGWEFHLKADARAGLIVSHATVQDPATGARREVMYKGMASELFVPYMDPTEAWYFKTYMDAGEYGFGLQAMALVPLNDCPRHARYMDGVFVAADGRPYVRENMICVFERYAGDIAWRHSESPITGMDIRESRPKVTLVARMAASVANYDYIVDWEFQTDGLIRIKVGLSGILMVKGTPYSHMNQVRRNEEMHGTLLSENVIGVIHDHYVTFRLDMDVDGADNSFVRVDMARQDTAPGESPRRSYLKATRHVASTEKDARVRLKLYEPAEFHVINPTKKTRVGNPVGYKVVPAGTAGSLLDPEDPPQKRGAFTNNQIWVTPYNKSEEWAGGLFVYQSKGEDTLATWSERDRPIENKDLVLWYTLGFHHIPCQEDFPIMPTVSSSFDLKPVNFFESNPILKQRPTMEKDLPVCAATA, from the exons ATGGACTACTCCACCTCCCTCCTCCGCCTCACCTTCCTCGCCCTCGGCGCCGCCTTGGTCCTCATCGTCGCCCGCTCCGCCTTCCGCCTGCCGCTCGCCATCGAcgccccggccgcctccttctTGCACGGCGCCGGCGGCTGCACCCGCTTCTCGCCGTGGGCCTGCCGCTCACCACGAACCGAGAAGAGCACGCCACGTCGCCCGTCGCACGAGTCCGACGTGCCGCGCCACCCGCTCGACCCGCTCACGGTGACGGAGGTCAGCCGCGCGCGTGACCTCCTCCGCGCGCACCCGCCGTTCGCGTCGGCGCCGTCGGCCCTGGCCGTGCACGCGCTCGCGCTCGACGAGCCAGACAAGCCCGCCGTCCGGCGCTGGCGGAAGGGCGCCCACGGGCTCCCGCCGCGCCGCGCCGTCGCGGTCGTCCGCTTCCAGGGGGAGTCGCACGTGCTCGCCGTCGACCTCGCCGCCGGGAAGGTCGCCCCTCTTCCCGTACCGGCCTCCGGCTACCCGACGATGACCATGGACGAGCAGACCGCCCTCTGCGCGGCGCCGTTCGGCGACCCGGCGTTCAACGCCACCATCCGGCGCCGCGGCGTGCGCCTGGACGACGTCGCGTGCCTGCCCATCTCCCCCGGGTGGTACGGCCCCGCCGAGGACGGCGGCCGCCGCCTCATCAAGAGCCAGTGCTACTCGACGGAGGGCACCGCCAACTTCTACATGCGCCCCATCGAGGGCCTCACCGTGCTCGTCGACATGGACACCCGGAAGGTGGTCCACATCTCCGACCGCGGCGCCGGCATCCCCATCCCGGCCGCCAAGAACACCGACTACCGCGGCGCCGCCAACGACGGCACTGACAGATTCGGGTACCAGACGGTGCGGGCGCCGTCGATGGAGCCGGCGCCGGAGGGGCCAGGATTCCAGATTGAGGACGGGCACACGGTGCGGTGGGCCGGGTGGGAGTTCCACCTGAAGGCGGACGCGCGCGCCGGGCTGATCGTGTCCCACGCCACGGTGCAGGACCCGGCCACCGGGGCGCGGAGGGAGGTGATGTACAAGGGCATGGCGTCGGAGCTGTTCGTGCCGTACATGGACCCGACGGAGGCGTGGTACTTCAAGACGTACATGGACGCCGGCGAGTACGGCTTCGGCCTGCAGGCCATGGCGCTGGTGCCGCTCAACGACTGCCCGCGCCACGCGCGGTACATGGACGGCGTCTTCGTCGCCGCCGACGGGCGGCCGTACGTGCGGGAGAACATGATCTGCGTCTTCGAGCGCTACGCCGGCGACATCGCGTGGCGACACTCCGAGAGCCCCATCACCGGCATGGAC aTAAGGGAGTCCCGGCCGAAGGTGACGCTGGTGGCTCGCATGGCGGCGTCGGTGGCCAACTACGACTACATCGTCGACTGGGAGTTCCAGACGGACGGACTCATCCGCATCAAG GTCGGGCTCAGCGGGATCCTGATGGTGAAGGGCACGCCCTACTCCCACATGAACCAGGTCCGGCGAAACGAGGAGATGCACGGGACCCTCCTCTCTGAGAACGTCATCGGCGTCATCCACGACCATTACGTCACCTTCCGCCTTGACATGGACGTTGATGGCGCCGACAACTCCTTCGTCCGCGTCGATATGGCCCGCCAGGACACCGCGCCCGGCGAGTCCCCCCGGAGGAGCTACCTCAAGGCCACACGCCACGTCGCGAGCACGGAGAAGGACGCCCGGGTCCGGCTGAAGCTCTACGAGCCGGCCGAGTTCCACGTCATCAACCCGACGAAGAAGACGCGGGTCGGGAACCCGGTGGGCTACAAGGTTGTCCCCGCCGGCACCGCCGGCAGCCTGCTCGACCCTGAGGACCCGCCACAGAAGAGAGGTGCATTCACAAACAATCAG ATTTGGGTCACGCCCTACAACAAGAGTGAAGAGTGGGCCGGTGGGCTGTTCGTGTACCAGAGCAAAGGGGAGGACACGCTGGCTACTTGGTCGGAGAG GGACCGTCCGATCGAGAACAAGGACCTGGTGCTGTGGTACACGCTGGGGTTCCACCACATCCCTTGTCAGGAGGACTTCCCCATCATGCCCACTGTGTCGTCCAGCTTCGACCTCAAGCCGGTCAACTTCTTCGAGAGCAACCCCATCCTCAAGCAGCGGCCCACCATGGAGAAGGACCTCCCCGTCTGTGCCGCTACTGCCTGA